The following proteins are encoded in a genomic region of Sparus aurata chromosome 23, fSpaAur1.1, whole genome shotgun sequence:
- the gper1 gene encoding G-protein coupled estrogen receptor 1 — protein MWPMIQDSPTTVSMEVQTTSLVWIYVNSTEQLNTSYDYNTTYLTEDSDKYQSYIIGLFLSCLYTILLFPIGFIGNILILVVNLNHREKMTIPDLYFVNLAVADLILVADSLIEVFNLNEKYYDYAVLCTFMSLFLQVNMYSSIFFLTWMSFDRYVALANSMSSSPLRTMQHAKLSCGLIWMASILATLLPFTIVQTQHRGELHFCFANVFEIQWLEVTIGFLVPFSIIGLCYSLIGRILMRAQKHRGLWPRRQKALRMIVVVVLVFFICWLPENVFISIQLLQGTADPSRRTATTLWHDYPLTGHIVNLAAFSNSCLNPIIYSFLGETFRDKLRLFIKQKASWSVVNRFCHHGLNLRLPVRSEVSEV, from the coding sequence ATGTGGCCTATGATTCAAGACAGTCCAACCACAGTCAGTATGGAAGTGCAGACAACATCTCTGGTCTGGATATATGTTAACAGTACAGAACAACTGAACACTTCATATGATTACAACACCACGTATTTGACTGAAGACTCAGACAAATACCAGTCATACATTATTGGTCTCTTCCTGTCCTGCCTGTACACCATCCTCCTCTTTCCTATTGGATTTATTGGCAACATCTTAATCCTGGTGGTGAACCTGAACCACAGAGAGAAGATGACCATCCCTGACCTTTACTTTGTTAACCTGGCCGTAGCCGACCTCATCCTGGTGGCTGATTCCCTCATTGAGGTCTTCAATCTGAATGAGAAGTATTATGACTACGCTGTCCTCTGCACCTTCATGTCCCTTTTCCTGCAGGTCAACATGTACAGCAGCATCTTCTTCCTCACATGGATGAGCTTTGACCGCTACGTTGCCTTGGCTAACTCCATGAGCAGCAGCCCTCTGAGGACTATGCAGCACGCCAAGCTCAGCTGCGGCCTCATCTGGATGGCCTCCATCCTGGCCACCCTTCTCCCCTTCACCATTGTGCAGACACAGCACAGGGGGGAGCTGCACTTCTGCTTTGCCAATGTCTTTGAGATTCAGTGGCTGGAGGTAACCATTGGCTTTTTGGTGCCCTTCTCCATCATTGGTCTATGCTACTCTTTGATCGGGCGTATCCTCATGAGAGCTCAGAAACACCGTGGACTGTGGCCACGGCGGCAGAAGGCCCTGCGCATGATCGTGGTGGTGGTTCTGGTGTTCTTCATCTGCTGGCTGCCAGAGAATGTCTTCATCAgcatccagctgctgcagggcaCAGCTGACCCATCGCGGAGGACTGCTACCACCCTGTGGCATGACTACCCACTCACAGGCCACATTGTTAACCTGGCAGCTTTCTCCAACAGCTGCCTCAACCCCATTATCTACAGCTTTCTAGGAGAAACCTTCAGGGACAAGCTGCGTCTCTTCATTAAGCAGAAGGCCAGCTGGTCAGTAGTGAACCGCTTCTGCCACCACGGCCTCAATTTACGCCTCCCTGTCAGGAGCGAGGTGTCGGAGGTGTGA